In Mercurialis annua linkage group LG5, ddMerAnnu1.2, whole genome shotgun sequence, a single genomic region encodes these proteins:
- the LOC126681039 gene encoding lectin-like, which produces MFVHIRIEHSQTANMGTTQSQNSEIENGNEVEVVKLPYNCNTILREADSSSPADLQQLYHQLCDGVYLNHKKKKYWVEKKSNTNCFLLFARDLLITWDDDDRFWHWYCPSNEMIEVSELLNICWLEIHGNFDTRNLSPNILYEAAFMVMLKDPAYGWEVPVNLRLTLPNGTKQQHKQNLAEKPRGQWIEIPAGEFFTSPENVGPMEISLYEYEGGKWKRGLVIKGIIIRPKNYALNIDP; this is translated from the exons ATGTTTGTGCACATAAGAATAGAGCATTCCCAGACAGCAAATATGGGGACTACACAGTCACAGAACAGTGAGATAGAAAATGGAAATGAAGTAGAAGTAGTAAAGCTTCCATATAACTGTAATACCATACTAAGAGAAGCCGACTCATCGTCACCGGCAGATTTGCAGCAGCTATATCATCAACTTTGTGATGGAGTTTACTTGAACCACAAGAAAAAG AAATATTGGGTCGAAAAGAAGTCGAACACCAACTGCTTTCTCTTGTTTGCTAGAGACCTCTTAATCACTTGGGACGATGATGATCGTTTCTGGCACTGGTATTGCCCGAG CAATGAGATGATAGAGGTTTCtgagttattaaatatttgttgGCTCGAAATTCATGGTAATTTCGATACGAGAAACCTGTCTCCTAATATTCTATATGAAGCTGCATTCATGGTCATGCTTAAGGACCCTGCTTATGGATGGGAAGTTCCTGTGAACCTCAGACTCACCCTTCCCAATGGAACCAAGCAACAACACAAACAAAACTTAGCAGAAAAACCTAGAGGACAATGGATAGAAATTCCTGCCGGTGAGTTCTTCACTTCACCGGAAAATGTCGGGCCGATGGAAATTTCTCTGTACGAATACGAGGGTGGGAAATGGAAGAGGGGACTAGTGATCAAAGGCATCATCATTCGACCTAAAAACTATGCTTTAAATATTGATCCATAA